A window from Primulina eburnea isolate SZY01 chromosome 2, ASM2296580v1, whole genome shotgun sequence encodes these proteins:
- the LOC140823008 gene encoding protein STICHEL-like 2, translated as MDVRRHSVDVPISRALIALKRVRSLRDPSTNSMSKLSSLVDSINWENNLNNPIVLGVENGHKEGNIDNNLSVLRRSRLFLGEEQHLSDDELYRVIRRTDSRLVSRETLGESIENTGLATENSTCVDGSDASSLSQEIWCKSTTLSESYCKNCRDKELELECRTPSSYRAEGGGSHDEPEVASKQAEKKSFGGSTRKCLRRKRENLSRVTDGDDIVDHVGCQCFAVSDHKREVSRHRRSLAGNKDGGVTEFGHQGCGINSCWSRTLKLRDSNVPHEVEEQILLLENSGQALSTEENLDWKCKSEDFSWYPDSPRNLCQKFLPKSFNDLVGQNMVTRSLLNAISQGQIASSYLFHGPRGIGKTSASRIFAAALNCLSPEFDKPCGLCHDCILLLSGKSLDVREVDSAKINRAEKLRILIKDADIPPVFSRFKVYIIDECHLLRGETWATIMNKLEELPRQLVFIMVTPELDKLPRCAITKSQKYYFQKLKDVDIAIRLEKICAKEGFEFDRDALNLVATKSNGSLREAEMMLDQLSLLGKKINVPLVYEANGVVSDDELLDLLYLALSSDASNTVIRARELMRLRIDPLQLVSQLANLIMDILAGKCPVGVSEVKRKLFDMRKSEADMQQLSHALKILSESEKQLRMSKNQTTWLTAALLQLGSADMSYDDGNPRLSPRSLHPQGDFCSTSSTGECLKHLVTSASGNAVSGKTGTRDGRVTLELVWRRATKMCRPRSFKKFLQNRGKLVSVRLTPLGIAVAELEFTNPKYVRKTEKSWKMIASALQHLLGYNVELRINLANNATNKHVTFKKPSFSFFSCSRRVHLRSEFSAENGSNPRESFDLTPIIRPSNKCVEMCSHECESRISFTCCHGEEMVKTIRNTDGNALSISVDTPRPQRALPRITERKSRIGVVPVNKEINSGCPDSMILKPDILLRSRKPWKLPCWRAAKFPFRKVWKLRHQPPNECLVDCSLCSCKVSSYTPFI; from the exons ATGGATGTACGGCGACATTCTGTTGATGTTCCTATATCAAGAGCACTGATTGCACTTAAGAGAGTGAGGTCTCTGCGGGATCCATCTACTAACTCTATGAGCAAATTATCTTCCCTAGTTGACAGCATTAATtgggaaaataatttaaataatcccATTGTTTTGGGAGTTGAAAATGGCCACAAAGAAGGCAATATTGATAACAATCTTTCTGTATTGAGAAGATCAAGATTATTCTTGGGGGAGGAACAGCATTTGAGTGATGATGAGCTGTATAGAGTTATAAGACGCACTGATTCAAGATTAGTCTCTCGAGAAACTTTAGGAGagtcaattgaaaacacaggaCTGGCAACTGAAAATTCCACGTGTGTTGATGGCTCAGATGCTAGTTCCTTGAGCCAGGAAATTTGGTGTAAGAGCACAACATTGAGCGAAAGTTACTGCAAAAACTGCAGAGACAAAGAATTGGAATTGGAGTGTAGAACACCATCCAGTTACCGGGCCGAAGGTGGGGGTTCACATGATGAACCTGAAGTAGCATCAAAGCAAGCAGAAAAGAAAAGTTTTGGAGGCTCAACGAGGAAATGCTTGCGTAGAAAGCGTGAAAATTTGTCTAGAGTGACAGATGGTGATGATATTGTGGATCATGTAGGTTGTCAGTGCTTTGCTGTTAGTGATCACAAGAGGGAAGTTTCGAGGCACCGACGGTCATTAGCTGGAAATAAAGATGGTGGTGTAACGGAGTTTGGTCATCAAGGATGTGGGATTAACAGCTGTTGGTCAAGGACCTTGAAACTTAGGGATTCTAATGTTCCTCATGAAGTGGAAGAACAAATTCTTTTGTTGGAAAATTCAGGGCAAGCACTATCAACTGAAGAGAACCTGGATTGGAAGTGCAAGAGTGAAGATTTTTCCTGGTATCCGGATAGTCCTAGGAATCTCTGTCAAAAGTTTCTTCCAAAATCATTTAATGACTTGGTGGGGCAAAACATGGTGACAAGGTCTCTTTTGAATGCCATCTCTCAAGGTCAGATAGCTTCCTCGTATCTGTTTCATGGTCCACGTGGAATAGGTAAGACATCCGCATCAAGGATATTTGCTGCTGCGCTAAATTGTCTCTCTCCTGAGTTTGATAAACCGTGTGGCTTGTGCCATGATTGCATATTACTCTTATCTGGAAAGAGTCTAGATGTCAGGGAAGTGGATTCTGCAAAAATCAACAGAGCAGAAAAGTTACGGATTCTTATTAAGGATGCAGATATCCCTCCAGTTTTCTCACGATTTAAGGTTTATATTATAGATGAGTGCCACTTGTTGCGAGGGGAAACATGGGCTACCATAATGAACAAGCTCGAGGAACTTCCTCGACAACTTGTTTTCATTATGGTCACTCCTGAACTTGATAAGCTGCCTCGTTGTGCAATAACTAAATCTCAGAAATACTATTTTCAGAAGCTAAAAGATGTTGACATCGCCATCAGGTTAGAAAAAATATGTGCAAAAGAAGGTTTTGAATTTGATCGGGATGCACTAAACTTAGTTGCTACTAAGTCAAATGGTTCGCTGCGTGAAGCAGAGATGatgcttgatcagttgagtttGCTCGGAAAAAAGATTAATGTGCCATTGGTTTATGAAGCA AATGGAGTTGTATCTGATGATGAGTTGCTGGATTTGTTGTATTTGGCATTATCATCTGATGCTTCAAATACAGTCATAAGAGCCAGAGAGTTGATGAGATTGCGGATAGATCCGTTGCAACTTGTGTCACAATTGGCAAATCTCATAATGGATATTCTTGCAGGCAAATGCCCTGTAGGTGTATCGGAAGTCAAAAGGAAACTTTTTGACATGCGCAAGT CTGAAGCTGACATGCAACAGCTAAGTCACGCACTAAAAATACTATCAGAATCTGAGAAACAGTTAAGAATGTCCAAGAACCAGACAACATGGCTCACTGCAGCTCTTCTACAGTTAGGTTCTGCCGACATGTCATACGATGACGGTAATCCAAGGTTGAGTCCTAGATCACTACACCCGCAAG GTGATTTCTGCAGTACATCATCAACTGGGGAGTGTCTGAAGCATCTTGTAACATCTGCAAGTGGGAATGCTGTATCTGGGAAAACAGGGACTCGGGATGGTAGGGTAACATTGGAGTTGGTTTGGAGGAGAGCCACTAAAATGTGTCGGCCCCGTTCGTTTAAAAAATTCCTCCAAAATCGGGGAAAGCTGGTGTCTGTTCGTCTCACCCCCCTAG GCATAGCAGTGGCAGAGTTGGAGTTTACTAATCCTAAATATGTACGTAAGACTGAAAAGTCATGGAAAATGATTGCTAGTGCACTTCAGCATTTGCTCGGTTATAATGTGGAACTGAGAATAAATCTTGCCAATAATGCTACAAACAAACATGTAACGTTCAAGAAGCCATCTTTCAGTTTTTTCAGTTGCTCACGTAGAGTGCATCTTAGGTCGGAGTTTTCGGCAGAAAATGGAAGTAATCCTCGGGAAAGTTTTGATTTGACTCCAATAATCAGGCCTAGCAATAAGTGTGTTGAGATGTGTTCACATGAGTGCGAGTCTCGAATCTCATTCACATGTTGCCATGGAGAAGAGATGGTGAAGACCATACGGAACACTGATGGAAATGCTCTAAGCATTAGTGTAGATACCCCCAGGCCCCAGAGAGCATTGCCTCGTATCACTGAAAGAAAGAGTCGAATAGGTGTTGTTCCTGTGAACAAGGAAATCAACAGCGGATGCCCGGATTCAATGATCTTgaagccagatattctgctaaG ATCGAGGAAGCCTTGGAAATTGCCTTGTTGGAGAGCGGCCAAATTCCCTTTCCGTAA GGTGTGGAAGCTGAGACATCAACCGCCGAATGAGTGCCTGGTGGATTGTAGCCTATGCAGCTGCAAAGTTTCATCATATACTCCATTTATCTAG
- the LOC140823009 gene encoding uncharacterized protein produces the protein MDFMKIGPPPLTGDENADVAEAWIDIMEQCFRVLHYDEDEKMEVADFMIQGKARKWWKLVSVILVQQHERIRWEHFRQAFINHHFPPALRQAKEMELLTIKQGDSNIEDYQKRFTDLLPYAPHISENSAAKYSHFLNGLNQEIFDRVSVCDDPTSYEGLVNRCRQAEISIARRKAMQASKSSSSLGPRGQSFKKSASSSSSGSGGVHSFGRKKMQCGHCGGNHPTENCRRATCACFNCGGFGHMKRDCPNLENQSGGGGSMTGSYSGKQSKATVQQKGFPAQGSRRGGMSQGSQQRPRVQGQVFALNQEQAEEHNERVIAGLRLDGSDDQGSG, from the exons ATGGATTTCATGAAGATTGGACCTCCACCGTTGACCGGAGATGAGAATGCTGATGTTGCTGAAGCTTGGATTGATATCATGGAGCAGTGTTTTCGAGTGCTGCACTATGACGAGGATGAGAAGATGGAGGTAGCTGATTTCATGATCCAAGGAAAAGCTCGGAAATGGTGGAAACTTGTTTCTGTCATTCTAGTTCAGCAGCATGAGCGGATTCGTTGGGAACATTTCCGTCAGGCCTTCATCAATCatcactttccgccagctcttcgtcAGGCGAAGGAGATGGAACTGTTGACCATTAAGCAAGGAGAttcgaacattgaggattatcagAAGCGTTTTACGGATCTGTTGCCGTACGCTCCTCACATCAGTGAGAATTCTGCAGCAAAATATTCTCACTTTTTGAATGGTttgaaccaggagatttttgatcgggtttctgtctgtgatgatcctacttcgtacgaaggATTAGTGAATCGTTGTCGTCAAGCCGAGATCAGTATTGCTAGGAGGAAGGCTATGCAAGCTAGCAAAAGTTCTAGTTCGTTGGGACCAAGgggtcagtctttcaagaagtctgcatcttcttcttcttccggtTCTGGAGGAGTACACAGCTTTGGTAGGAAAAAGATGCAATGTGGCCACTGCGGAGGCAATCACCCGACGGAGAATTGTCGAAGAGCAACATGTGCATGTTTCAATTGTGGTGGTTTTGGTCACATGAAGAGGGATTGCCCTAATTTGGAGAATCAGAGTGGAGGCGGAGGTTCTATGACAGGGTCTTATAGTGGAAAACAGTCTAAGGCCACTGTTCAACAGAAAGGTTTTCCTGCTCAAGGTTCTCGTCGTGGAGGAATGTCACAAGGATCTCAGCAACGCCCACGAGTTCAGGGGCAAGTGTTTGCCTTAAACCAAGAGCAAGCTGAGGAGCATAACGAGagagtcattgcag gtcttaggttggacggttcggacgaccagggcagtggctag